A section of the Leminorella richardii genome encodes:
- a CDS encoding fimbrial protein, with product MKFNKYLLASAIIASLGSAAVNAADGTITFNGTVTDSACTAIASVTADTVATGTPISATLTLPPVTSTVLNAAAGTYAGQTPFSIQLTGCEAATGLNNVRALFTTSSATSDGYVMANTAGTTPAGNVGIAIMRQNGTTQIDLNGGPAKDPGAALPAAASPGPITLNYQAAYKSLTTGVTAGNVTAAADFVISYF from the coding sequence ATGAAGTTCAATAAATACCTTTTAGCCTCTGCCATCATTGCGTCATTAGGCAGTGCCGCAGTCAACGCCGCTGACGGCACCATCACCTTTAACGGCACCGTGACCGATTCCGCCTGTACCGCTATTGCCTCCGTGACGGCGGATACCGTAGCGACCGGCACACCTATCTCTGCCACCCTGACGCTACCGCCGGTCACCAGCACCGTTCTGAATGCTGCAGCAGGCACCTATGCAGGCCAAACGCCGTTTTCTATCCAGCTGACGGGCTGTGAAGCCGCCACCGGGCTGAACAACGTGCGCGCACTGTTCACCACCTCCAGCGCCACCAGTGACGGCTACGTCATGGCGAACACCGCAGGAACAACGCCTGCTGGAAACGTAGGCATTGCCATCATGCGTCAGAACGGCACCACACAAATCGATCTGAACGGCGGTCCTGCCAAGGATCCGGGTGCAGCTCTCCCAGCTGCTGCTTCTCCGGGCCCTATCACCCTGAACTATCAGGCCGCCTACAAGTCACTGACCACGGGCGTTACCGCGGGTAACGTCACTGCGGCCGCCGACTTCGTTATCTCCTATTTCTAA
- a CDS encoding fimbria/pilus outer membrane usher protein: protein MTTRHGRTAARTKKTTVTAVGTLSLMASSILPAFSSTAWAQESGGDSEFESIFLRQDKNGATPDIFLYKNAIAPGVKRVEVVVNDRVADVYDVNFVAQQGDVIPCLNRRLLKEVGIKTELYDDWQTSFKDSDVSPDSDSEPVTAVCDDLGERIPAARVFYDDAHQRLRLTVPQEAVNSLRFQMISPKEWDDGTPTLRTSYSGYFYHSRQKNSGNNGNSGGRDVNNSAFVSLNSTASVGAWRLYSFDTFNKNANQGWKTNHDRLYAERNIAALYSKVSAGDIYTYTPSNIMGVIPLRGFTLRTNERMLLESQFTYAPVIRGTARTNARLIVRQRGNIIYSRTLTPGPFAIDDVYTGQVGADLDVTVEETDGTEQTFSVPYTSLPNMIRPGAFRYSMSVGEYRDDQADKPIMGALSVERGFEAFTLNVSGLGSDNYQSLAAGAAWNIGNIGAFSLDVAQARYVYDKVDGLYDKETKNGTAVRLLYAKQFDTTDTGLRILGYQYRSEHFLSFSEFNSRNYHRGERYDSDYEDGDSLWNKRRRSRLEVNVNQGMQEYGNLYLTLSQDRYYGTSEKTTSASGGYGFLVGPANVSLSYTYNKNGKGDNDNSLNLGVSIPLRWGERERNYNSVNYNLTRNKDNRYSQSVGLSGSQQDSPLSYSLNVQKDYKDKFSESASLGYNANLATLNTSVSHSQHSDQFSAGMAGGLVLYKGGVILAPRMGDTIAIIETPGASDIGVSGSQNKTDYFGRAVVNYLSPYRYNTVSLDTTNAPTTELKESSRKVVPTEGAAVLLRFATRVGRRAMVIVQGPNSVPVGAIVTVDGQDEEAGIVGNGGLAYLTGLDARRDETLTVSWGRDQQCRFTLPKLPEGDSESQWHTKIPVDCR from the coding sequence ATGACAACACGACACGGACGCACAGCGGCCAGAACAAAAAAAACAACAGTCACCGCCGTAGGCACACTGTCCCTGATGGCGTCGTCTATTCTTCCGGCCTTTTCCTCCACCGCATGGGCACAGGAGAGCGGCGGCGACAGCGAGTTTGAAAGCATCTTTCTGCGTCAGGATAAAAACGGCGCCACGCCGGACATCTTTCTCTACAAGAACGCCATTGCCCCCGGCGTTAAACGCGTCGAAGTGGTGGTCAACGACCGCGTTGCCGACGTCTACGACGTCAACTTTGTCGCTCAGCAGGGCGACGTTATCCCCTGCCTTAACCGTCGTCTGCTCAAAGAGGTCGGCATCAAAACCGAACTGTACGACGACTGGCAAACGTCTTTTAAAGATTCAGATGTATCCCCGGACTCAGATTCGGAGCCCGTTACCGCCGTCTGCGACGACCTCGGCGAACGCATTCCCGCCGCCCGGGTGTTTTATGACGACGCGCACCAGCGCCTGCGACTGACCGTGCCCCAAGAGGCGGTCAACAGCCTGCGCTTTCAGATGATTTCCCCCAAGGAGTGGGACGACGGCACGCCTACATTGCGCACCAGCTACAGCGGCTACTTCTACCACTCGCGCCAGAAAAACAGCGGCAATAACGGCAATAGCGGCGGCCGGGACGTCAACAACAGCGCCTTCGTCAGCCTGAACAGCACCGCCAGCGTCGGTGCCTGGCGGCTCTACAGCTTCGATACTTTCAACAAGAATGCCAATCAGGGTTGGAAGACTAACCACGACCGGCTGTACGCCGAACGAAACATTGCCGCCCTGTATTCAAAAGTCTCGGCGGGGGATATCTATACCTACACGCCGAGCAATATCATGGGGGTTATTCCCCTGCGGGGCTTTACCCTTCGCACCAACGAACGCATGCTGCTGGAATCCCAGTTTACCTATGCGCCAGTGATACGCGGCACTGCCCGCACCAACGCCCGCCTTATCGTGCGCCAGCGGGGAAATATCATTTACAGCCGCACCCTGACGCCGGGGCCGTTCGCCATTGACGACGTCTATACCGGGCAGGTAGGTGCCGACCTCGATGTCACCGTAGAGGAAACCGACGGCACCGAACAGACCTTCTCGGTGCCCTATACCTCACTGCCCAACATGATTCGCCCGGGCGCATTTCGCTACAGCATGTCCGTGGGGGAGTACCGCGACGACCAGGCGGACAAGCCTATTATGGGGGCACTGAGCGTTGAGCGGGGTTTTGAGGCCTTTACCCTGAACGTCTCGGGATTAGGGTCGGACAACTACCAGTCTCTGGCGGCCGGCGCTGCCTGGAACATTGGCAATATCGGCGCCTTCTCTCTGGATGTCGCTCAGGCGAGATACGTCTATGACAAGGTCGATGGCCTGTACGATAAAGAGACTAAAAACGGCACCGCCGTGCGCCTGCTGTACGCCAAGCAGTTTGATACCACCGATACCGGCCTGCGTATCCTTGGCTACCAGTACCGCTCCGAGCACTTTCTGTCGTTCTCCGAGTTCAACAGCCGCAACTACCACCGGGGCGAACGCTATGACAGCGACTACGAAGACGGTGACAGCCTGTGGAACAAGCGCCGCCGCAGCCGCCTTGAGGTTAACGTCAATCAGGGCATGCAGGAGTACGGCAATCTCTACCTGACCCTGAGCCAGGACCGCTACTACGGCACGTCGGAGAAAACCACCTCGGCCTCCGGCGGCTACGGTTTCTTGGTTGGGCCTGCCAATGTCAGCCTGTCCTACACCTACAACAAGAACGGCAAGGGCGACAACGACAACTCGCTCAACCTTGGCGTGAGCATTCCCCTGCGCTGGGGTGAGCGGGAGCGCAACTACAACTCGGTCAACTACAACCTGACGCGCAATAAAGACAACCGCTACAGCCAGTCGGTCGGCCTCTCCGGCAGCCAGCAGGACAGCCCGCTGTCCTACAGCCTGAATGTGCAGAAGGACTACAAGGACAAGTTCAGTGAATCCGCTTCACTGGGCTACAACGCCAACCTGGCCACCCTGAACACCTCGGTGAGCCACAGCCAGCATTCAGACCAGTTCTCTGCCGGGATGGCCGGCGGCCTGGTGCTGTACAAGGGCGGCGTCATTCTGGCACCGAGAATGGGCGACACCATCGCCATTATTGAGACACCGGGCGCGTCGGATATCGGCGTATCGGGTAGTCAAAACAAGACCGACTACTTTGGTCGGGCGGTGGTCAACTACCTGAGCCCGTACCGCTACAACACCGTGAGTTTAGACACCACCAACGCCCCCACCACGGAGCTGAAGGAGTCCAGCCGCAAAGTGGTGCCGACGGAAGGTGCCGCTGTGTTGCTGCGCTTTGCCACCCGCGTCGGGCGCAGAGCCATGGTGATTGTGCAGGGGCCTAACAGCGTGCCGGTGGGCGCCATCGTCACGGTGGACGGACAGGACGAAGAGGCGGGTATTGTCGGCAACGGCGGTCTGGCCTACCTGACAGGGCTGGATGCGCGTCGGGACGAGACGCTGACCGTCTCCTGGGGCCGTGACCAGCAGTGCCGGTTTACGCTGCCGAAACTGCCTGAAGGGGATAGTGAATCCCAATGGCACACCAAAATCCCGGTGGACTGTCGGTAA
- a CDS encoding fimbrial biogenesis chaperone — translation MTLLTNLKTFKRGVLIASAMGAFLLSAEAYSAVRPQLTRIVAYAEDKETPIEVVNESQETYLIQSWLEDLKGNENGLPLVLTPPVMKIGGKQEGKLRLVVLPGEIPQDRESVYWLSIQEIPPKAKDGGDNKLVLAIRSRLKVFVRPKGLDGTKASDAVKSLSWSVEREGGDVWLKATNPTPYHVSFGKLELKAGGAKGITLEDKIQMPPPMGSQRYAVPKSLKGKSVTITYSGVNDYGGETEVLSTGVKL, via the coding sequence ATGACGCTTTTGACCAATCTGAAAACCTTCAAGCGCGGTGTGCTGATAGCTTCTGCAATGGGTGCCTTTCTCCTTTCAGCCGAGGCCTACAGTGCCGTACGCCCGCAGCTGACGCGTATTGTGGCCTACGCCGAAGACAAGGAAACCCCGATAGAGGTGGTGAACGAAAGTCAGGAGACCTACCTGATTCAGTCGTGGCTGGAAGACCTAAAGGGCAACGAGAACGGTCTGCCGCTGGTGCTGACCCCGCCGGTGATGAAAATCGGCGGCAAGCAGGAGGGCAAGCTGCGTCTGGTGGTGCTGCCGGGAGAAATCCCGCAGGACAGAGAGTCGGTGTACTGGCTGTCGATACAGGAAATCCCGCCCAAGGCCAAGGACGGGGGCGACAACAAGCTGGTGCTGGCCATTCGCAGTCGGCTGAAAGTGTTTGTGCGTCCAAAAGGATTGGACGGCACCAAAGCGTCGGACGCGGTGAAGTCTCTAAGCTGGTCGGTGGAGCGTGAAGGGGGAGACGTCTGGCTAAAGGCCACTAACCCCACGCCGTACCACGTGAGCTTCGGCAAGCTGGAGCTTAAGGCCGGTGGAGCCAAAGGTATAACGCTGGAAGACAAAATCCAGATGCCGCCGCCGATGGGCAGCCAGCGCTATGCGGTGCCGAAGAGCCTCAAGGGGAAATCGGTGACGATTACCTATAGCGGGGTCAACGACTACGGTGGTGAGACTGAGGTGTTGAGTACGGGGGTGAAGCTGTGA
- a CDS encoding LPS O-antigen chain length determinant protein WzzB, with product MAMDNSNILPHERYLIHRGDDIDLIELALLLWRERWWIFTSIALSLTLALGYLFITPAQWVATSYVTAPRLAGFSEYLAQRRAVSLVLGLNVTPDDVSNQLFGHFTAMARRPNEKHAYLATTDYFQAQTQGMDEKDIRRRLEQMAERELLVITPDEKRLIPYFVIEAKADSPDVARALMAGYIDHINRQVLQQDENEFQNRVEALVAARQKELADIEFSLQTQHDNQLKELNRALDVARQAGITDYYTRGSEQAGTKIELANSIHKYMLGENYLNAEINALKNSPRVYPVRYYDIQRELRILAPLLKQNATDSAHCYQFTLDASVKKSHPKSLLILMLAALLGELQAQESLCYATPLPSTIAKKTPLN from the coding sequence ATGGCTATGGACAACAGCAACATTCTGCCGCACGAGCGCTATTTAATTCATCGCGGTGATGATATCGACCTGATTGAGCTGGCGCTGCTGCTGTGGCGCGAGCGGTGGTGGATATTCACCAGCATCGCTCTGTCGCTAACTCTAGCCTTGGGCTATCTGTTCATTACTCCTGCGCAGTGGGTCGCCACGTCGTACGTGACGGCTCCTCGCCTCGCGGGATTCAGCGAATATCTGGCGCAGCGGCGCGCCGTCTCGCTGGTGCTGGGTCTTAACGTCACGCCTGACGACGTTTCCAATCAGCTTTTCGGCCACTTTACCGCCATGGCGCGTCGCCCTAACGAGAAGCACGCCTATCTTGCCACCACGGACTACTTTCAAGCACAGACGCAGGGTATGGACGAAAAGGACATTCGCCGCCGTCTGGAACAGATGGCCGAGCGCGAACTGCTCGTCATCACGCCGGATGAAAAGAGGCTCATTCCATACTTTGTCATTGAAGCCAAAGCCGATTCGCCCGATGTCGCCAGAGCGCTAATGGCGGGCTATATCGACCACATTAACCGTCAGGTGCTACAGCAGGACGAAAACGAATTTCAAAACCGCGTCGAGGCTCTGGTGGCCGCTCGCCAGAAGGAACTGGCGGATATCGAGTTCAGCCTGCAAACCCAGCACGATAATCAGCTTAAGGAGCTCAACCGAGCGCTGGACGTCGCTCGTCAGGCCGGGATCACCGACTACTACACCCGCGGCTCTGAGCAGGCCGGCACCAAGATCGAACTGGCCAACAGCATTCATAAATACATGCTGGGGGAAAACTACCTGAACGCGGAAATTAACGCGCTAAAAAACAGCCCGCGCGTCTATCCGGTTCGCTATTACGACATTCAGCGCGAACTGCGCATTCTGGCCCCGTTATTAAAACAAAACGCAACCGATAGCGCCCACTGTTACCAGTTTACGCTGGATGCCTCAGTCAAAAAGTCACATCCCAAAAGCCTGTTGATTCTAATGCTAGCAGCACTTCTGGGGGAATTGCAGGCTCAGGAATCACTCTGCTACGCCACTCCGTTACCCAGCACCATAGCCAAAAAAACGCCCTTGAATTAA
- a CDS encoding transposase-like zinc-binding domain-containing protein, translating into MLKEKVPCRYCHQADSVKKHGTARSGYQRYLCNTCGRTFQIKYIYHAYKPYVKKVVPSEARVTEALPAASVEKKHAFIS; encoded by the coding sequence ATGTTGAAAGAAAAAGTCCCCTGTCGCTACTGCCATCAGGCTGATTCAGTCAAAAAGCACGGCACAGCCCGTTCGGGCTATCAGCGCTATTTGTGTAATACCTGTGGGCGCACGTTTCAGATAAAATATATTTACCACGCTTATAAACCCTATGTGAAAAAAGTAGTGCCAAGTGAAGCCCGAGTAACCGAGGCACTTCCAGCCGCTAGCGTGGAGAAAAAACACGCTTTTATAAGTTAA
- a CDS encoding cytochrome P450 — translation MKESVSVQCSSEDICHLLYSLARERNGQNVWLELNDVPTLIVQNAADADYVLRRNYVNYEKNMAWFRQALGASRFFENGDAWKKHKNLTQPFLNNFNDADVVKYSIQYGQRALKQFLQADGETLDDRTFREMAMAVLIESFFSLSLEDVALDVEPIAQLMAYSSEFSFIPAGESGLAKRRKLVQLRALRYHVRDSLAVFRQTGVTSPMLARMLRAESEPGSQIVLEDELMTFLAAGSESTAAAMGWVCYSLARHPEVQEKLYREVSACTTPSRWEDLSQMPGLMAFISEVMRLYPPIPVIIRQSLNADRIGSEAISEKENILVSFIGILHDERRYPNPWEMNLREPPYSPLADKESALHIAFSRGPRLCGGKDFALVEMAGFVHTFIKHATFSLTSEAAPEFLWRSQMLCRGSQPVRVAHRER, via the coding sequence ATGAAAGAAAGCGTCAGCGTGCAGTGCTCAAGTGAAGATATTTGCCATCTTCTTTATTCCCTTGCTCGTGAAAGAAACGGGCAGAACGTCTGGCTTGAGCTTAACGACGTTCCGACGCTGATCGTTCAAAATGCGGCCGATGCTGACTACGTTTTGCGGCGCAACTACGTTAACTATGAAAAGAACATGGCCTGGTTCAGACAGGCGCTGGGCGCTTCGCGCTTTTTTGAAAACGGCGATGCGTGGAAAAAGCACAAAAACCTGACGCAGCCCTTCTTAAATAACTTTAACGACGCTGACGTAGTGAAGTATTCCATTCAGTACGGGCAGCGAGCGTTAAAACAGTTTTTGCAGGCTGATGGAGAGACGCTAGATGACAGAACCTTTCGCGAAATGGCGATGGCGGTTTTAATCGAAAGCTTTTTCTCTCTATCTTTGGAGGACGTTGCGCTTGATGTGGAACCTATCGCGCAGCTGATGGCCTACAGCTCGGAGTTTTCTTTTATTCCCGCAGGGGAGAGCGGTTTAGCCAAGAGAAGGAAGCTGGTGCAGCTGCGAGCGCTGCGCTACCACGTTCGCGATTCGCTGGCCGTTTTTCGGCAGACCGGCGTAACCTCTCCCATGTTGGCGCGTATGCTTCGCGCTGAATCAGAGCCGGGCAGCCAAATCGTGTTGGAAGACGAGCTGATGACGTTTTTGGCTGCGGGCTCGGAATCGACAGCGGCGGCGATGGGCTGGGTTTGCTACTCGCTTGCTCGCCACCCTGAAGTGCAGGAAAAGCTGTATCGGGAAGTCTCGGCCTGTACCACTCCGAGCCGTTGGGAGGATTTGAGCCAAATGCCGGGGCTGATGGCCTTTATTTCCGAAGTGATGCGTTTATACCCGCCGATCCCTGTGATTATTCGACAGTCTTTGAATGCGGATCGCATCGGTTCTGAGGCGATTTCTGAGAAAGAGAATATTCTGGTTTCGTTTATCGGCATCCTGCACGACGAACGGCGGTATCCTAATCCTTGGGAAATGAATCTGAGAGAACCGCCTTATTCCCCCTTAGCGGATAAAGAGAGCGCTTTGCATATCGCTTTTAGCAGAGGCCCTAGGCTGTGCGGCGGAAAGGACTTTGCGCTAGTGGAGATGGCGGGGTTTGTTCACACATTTATTAAGCACGCCACGTTTTCACTGACGTCCGAGGCTGCGCCCGAGTTTCTTTGGCGATCGCAAATGCTGTGTCGCGGTAGTCAGCCTGTGAGAGTGGCGCACCGCGAACGATGA
- a CDS encoding 2-keto-3-deoxygluconate permease, whose translation MRIKRAIEAVPGGMMVVPLFAGAFISTFFPQTATYFGSFTGALFNGALSILAVFYVCMGASIDVKATPYILKKGGTLFGIKVGTAAVIGIVMGQFLGESPIDSGLFYGLSTLAVVAALNDTNGGLYMALMGQYGKPRDVGAYSLMCLESGPFLTMVTLGIAGLSAFPWQTMVGAILPLVIGMIIGNLDHEMRNFLKVASPVMIPFFALSLGFGLDLTKIWQAGLMGILLGVGVVVVTGFTLFIGDRLTGGTGVAGLAAASTAGNAAAVPAIVAASNPAYAEAAKHATALVAACVVVTAILTPLVTAWGAKKFGAPKDLPDTE comes from the coding sequence ATCCGCATTAAACGCGCCATAGAAGCCGTACCGGGAGGCATGATGGTCGTCCCGCTTTTCGCCGGAGCGTTCATTTCAACTTTCTTTCCCCAAACGGCAACCTATTTCGGTTCCTTTACGGGCGCACTGTTCAACGGCGCGCTAAGCATTCTCGCCGTCTTTTATGTCTGTATGGGCGCCAGCATCGACGTGAAGGCGACGCCCTATATCCTGAAAAAAGGCGGTACGCTGTTCGGCATTAAAGTCGGTACCGCTGCCGTTATCGGCATCGTGATGGGCCAGTTCCTCGGTGAATCCCCCATCGACAGCGGCCTGTTCTACGGCCTGTCAACGCTGGCGGTGGTCGCTGCTCTTAACGATACCAACGGCGGCCTCTATATGGCGCTGATGGGTCAGTACGGCAAACCTCGCGACGTCGGCGCCTACTCGCTGATGTGCCTGGAGTCCGGTCCGTTCTTGACCATGGTGACTCTCGGCATCGCTGGCCTCTCCGCCTTCCCGTGGCAAACCATGGTGGGTGCGATCCTGCCTCTCGTTATCGGTATGATCATCGGTAACCTTGACCATGAAATGCGCAACTTCCTGAAAGTGGCCAGCCCGGTCATGATCCCGTTCTTCGCGCTGTCTCTGGGCTTCGGTCTGGATCTGACCAAAATCTGGCAGGCGGGTCTGATGGGTATTCTGCTGGGCGTTGGCGTTGTTGTTGTCACCGGCTTCACGCTGTTTATTGGCGATCGCCTGACGGGCGGCACGGGGGTAGCAGGGCTCGCCGCGGCATCGACGGCGGGTAACGCAGCGGCCGTACCGGCCATTGTCGCTGCGTCAAACCCGGCCTATGCGGAAGCCGCCAAGCACGCAACGGCGCTGGTAGCCGCCTGCGTGGTGGTAACGGCTATCCTGACTCCGCTGGTCACAGCCTGGGGCGCTAAGAAGTTCGGCGCGCCGAAAGACCTGCCGGATACGGAATAA
- a CDS encoding four-carbon acid sugar kinase family protein — protein sequence MQSNWFIAADDLTGAADCAIAFTKAGTPAAVIWGDGTSSAPVVSANIESRAMTAAQAAVAHREALERFWSPSTRLYKKVDSTLRGQPAAELAETVAFLKEKGAGAFVIVTPAFPGTGRTTEGGAVLVQGQPLESTPLWARDHTYESAHIPTILTEAGLPADAISLANVRQGAQALGQLIDEAQRKGLAALVCDAATEDDLDIIAAATLPRAESLFWVGSGGLAASLAQQENRATHSPSLNLPSKRGGVLIAVGSLAEASRASAQQLVLSGKVRHALIGPDIILADDKTRLDAASASILADLASGQDVLVEVELTESPDLTLGTRLMDSLAASMRPAAGAIGGLIATGGDTAVALLNHFGVNGLELVEEVESGIPLGLSIGQVRTPVVTKAGAFGGENTLPRCLERIHALYESR from the coding sequence ATGCAATCCAACTGGTTCATCGCCGCCGACGACCTGACCGGCGCAGCCGACTGCGCTATCGCCTTCACTAAGGCGGGAACGCCTGCCGCAGTGATCTGGGGAGACGGCACCTCGAGCGCGCCCGTCGTATCAGCAAATATCGAAAGCAGGGCCATGACAGCGGCGCAGGCCGCTGTCGCCCACCGAGAAGCTCTTGAGCGTTTCTGGTCACCCAGTACGCGACTGTACAAAAAGGTCGATTCGACCCTGCGCGGACAGCCAGCCGCCGAGCTGGCGGAAACCGTCGCGTTTCTGAAAGAAAAAGGCGCTGGCGCTTTTGTTATTGTCACCCCAGCCTTCCCCGGCACCGGACGCACCACTGAAGGCGGTGCCGTTCTGGTTCAAGGACAGCCGCTGGAATCAACACCGCTGTGGGCACGGGATCACACCTATGAGAGCGCCCACATCCCGACAATTTTAACCGAGGCGGGCCTGCCCGCTGACGCAATTTCTCTCGCCAATGTGCGCCAGGGCGCACAGGCGCTGGGTCAGCTTATTGACGAAGCCCAACGCAAAGGGCTGGCGGCGCTGGTATGCGACGCCGCCACTGAAGACGATCTCGATATTATCGCTGCGGCAACGCTGCCGCGCGCAGAAAGCCTGTTTTGGGTAGGATCAGGCGGCCTCGCCGCTTCTCTCGCTCAGCAGGAAAACAGGGCCACGCATAGCCCTTCTCTAAACTTGCCGTCAAAACGAGGCGGCGTGCTTATTGCCGTCGGCAGCCTTGCCGAAGCCTCGCGCGCCTCCGCGCAGCAGCTGGTGCTATCCGGCAAAGTGCGCCACGCCCTCATCGGCCCAGACATTATTCTGGCTGATGACAAAACCCGCCTTGATGCTGCGTCAGCCTCTATATTGGCAGACCTCGCCAGCGGGCAGGACGTTCTGGTAGAGGTTGAGCTGACCGAATCCCCCGATCTCACCCTCGGCACGCGCCTGATGGACAGCTTGGCCGCCTCGATGCGCCCGGCGGCTGGCGCGATCGGCGGTCTGATCGCCACCGGCGGAGATACCGCCGTCGCGCTGCTCAACCACTTCGGCGTCAACGGCCTTGAACTGGTTGAAGAGGTGGAAAGCGGCATTCCACTTGGCCTGTCGATTGGGCAGGTTCGCACACCGGTCGTCACCAAAGCCGGCGCGTTTGGCGGAGAAAATACGCTTCCCCGCTGCCTTGAGCGCATTCATGCGCTGTATGAGAGCCGGTAA
- the pdxA gene encoding 4-hydroxythreonine-4-phosphate dehydrogenase PdxA: MPNASAVRPVIAITMGDAAGIGPEIIVKSLSHRSVYETARPLVIGDAKRLQKAAALLKSDLVINALKTPEGAAYSFGTIDCIDLDIIPTELPFGEVSKEAGEGSYRFIEKAVELVESGQAQAICTAPLSKEAMYLAGHKFPGHTETLAYLTHTPEVSMMLSAPNLRVVHVTTHIGLIDAIAKIEPGLVERTIGRAHETLIRAGIENPRIGVCAINPHAGENGLFGYGEEESKIIPAITACQAKGWSVEGPLPADTLFFRATRGDFDVVIAMYHDQGHGPIKVMGIADGVNITIGLPVIRTSVDHGTAFDIAGKGIADEASLIEALRQAVMLAPKADA; encoded by the coding sequence ATGCCTAACGCATCAGCAGTTCGCCCCGTTATTGCTATCACCATGGGAGACGCAGCCGGCATTGGCCCCGAAATTATCGTAAAGAGCTTAAGTCACCGCTCTGTTTACGAAACGGCCCGGCCGCTGGTGATTGGCGACGCAAAAAGGCTTCAAAAAGCCGCAGCGCTGCTTAAGTCCGATCTCGTTATCAACGCGCTGAAAACGCCGGAAGGCGCAGCCTACTCTTTTGGCACCATCGACTGCATCGATCTGGACATCATCCCTACCGAGCTGCCGTTTGGCGAAGTCTCCAAAGAGGCCGGTGAAGGCTCCTATCGCTTTATTGAGAAAGCGGTCGAACTGGTTGAGTCCGGTCAGGCGCAGGCTATCTGTACTGCACCGCTCAGCAAAGAAGCCATGTACCTTGCGGGTCACAAGTTCCCCGGCCATACCGAGACGCTGGCCTACCTTACCCATACGCCGGAAGTCTCTATGATGCTGAGCGCGCCGAACCTGCGCGTGGTGCACGTCACCACTCACATCGGCCTGATTGACGCCATCGCCAAGATCGAACCCGGTCTGGTTGAGCGCACCATCGGGCGCGCCCACGAGACGCTAATCCGCGCCGGTATCGAAAACCCGCGCATCGGCGTCTGCGCCATTAACCCGCACGCGGGCGAAAACGGCCTGTTCGGCTACGGCGAAGAAGAGAGCAAAATCATCCCTGCTATCACTGCCTGTCAGGCCAAAGGCTGGAGCGTTGAGGGACCTCTGCCTGCGGATACGCTGTTCTTTAGAGCCACCCGCGGCGACTTCGACGTGGTAATCGCCATGTACCACGACCAGGGCCACGGCCCGATCAAGGTGATGGGCATTGCCGACGGCGTTAACATCACTATCGGCCTGCCGGTGATCCGCACCTCTGTCGACCACGGCACCGCCTTCGACATCGCGGGTAAGGGTATTGCCGACGAGGCCAGCCTGATCGAAGCGCTTCGTCAGGCGGTGATGCTCGCGCCGAAGGCCGACGCCTAG
- a CDS encoding DeoR/GlpR family DNA-binding transcription regulator, with protein sequence MRHSRERREQILIALAEGEADVDVLAQRFGVSPSTVRRDLQRLSKEKAVMRTYGGAILAPSAVEETLAEREVRNIEAKQAIARAAAAYIQDGETLILDGGSTVTALAQLLRERTLRVITNNMKVAWMLTDAPGISLILLGGTIRPISMTSYGPLAEEAMRTLTAARLFTSADGVVAERGLCEATLEQASLKRLMMRQAAETFILADSTKLGAASQSAWASFPERWQLITDRHAPVEAIAPFIDAGGKVTQA encoded by the coding sequence ATGCGCCATAGCAGAGAACGTCGAGAACAAATTCTGATTGCGCTCGCAGAGGGCGAAGCCGACGTCGACGTGCTGGCACAGCGCTTCGGCGTCTCCCCTTCTACCGTGCGGCGCGACCTGCAGCGCCTCTCCAAAGAAAAGGCGGTGATGCGCACCTACGGTGGCGCCATTCTCGCCCCCAGCGCGGTTGAAGAAACGCTGGCCGAGCGCGAAGTGCGCAACATCGAGGCCAAGCAGGCCATTGCCCGCGCCGCCGCCGCCTATATTCAAGACGGGGAGACCTTAATCCTCGACGGCGGCTCAACGGTCACCGCCCTCGCCCAGCTGCTGCGGGAACGCACCCTTCGCGTTATTACCAACAATATGAAAGTTGCCTGGATGCTGACAGACGCGCCGGGAATTTCCCTGATTCTGCTCGGCGGCACCATTCGCCCCATCAGCATGACCAGCTACGGCCCGCTGGCGGAAGAGGCCATGCGCACCCTCACCGCCGCTCGCCTGTTCACCAGCGCCGACGGCGTAGTGGCCGAGCGGGGGCTATGTGAAGCCACGCTCGAACAGGCTTCCCTCAAGCGCCTGATGATGCGCCAGGCGGCAGAGACCTTCATTCTGGCGGACAGCACCAAGCTCGGCGCCGCCTCCCAGTCCGCTTGGGCGTCGTTTCCGGAGCGCTGGCAGCTGATTACCGACAGGCATGCGCCTGTTGAAGCCATCGCGCCGTTTATCGACGCGGGGGGAAAAGTGACGCAGGCGTAG